The Moorena producens PAL-8-15-08-1 genomic interval CTCTGGTTTACCACAGACCAAAGGTCATAATGCTACGGTTACTGATAAAACTGCTACTAATAATAATCATGATGACGAGCATCTCCAGTTAATCAAGCAAACTCAGACTTTGGAATAGACTTGGCACAGTCCTGCAATGCCAGCGACAAAAATTAACTTGATTTTCTCTAGATATTAGTTTTAAATCAAGGTGCGTTCGCTGATTTTTGCAAAAGGTTAAATAGTAACGGATAGCCACCAGTGGCATTTTCAAACCAAAATCCGGCTGAGAAGCATCAGCCGGAAAATTCTATTTCAGACTCAATTGAGGTCAATTCAAGCACAGAAGACGAGTTGAAGGATTTGCTGAATTTACTCGCTGACCTCAAAATTATTGATCAGACGGATAAACCTAGCCAACACCCTAAATCTGAGCAGCAAGGGATAACCTCTGATCAGGGAAACACTATTGAACAATCCGATTCATCCGGTGACCTTGAGGTTCCAGCTATTGAACCTCAAACTGGCCTTGGCAGTAGTAGCCTCCACGGGGTTCAGGAGAAAGAAGCATTAGCTCAAGAAAGGGATCAACCCCAATCCTTCGGTGTCAAAGTTTTTCCCGATCAGAACCCATCACCACAGCTTCCTACACCAAAGGAGCATCTGCCGCAAATGCCTCAACATCCCGAAGATCCAGTATTAGCTGAGAATTTAGTCCAATCCGAAGCCACAGAAACTAATCAAGACCTGCCATCAGAGTCTGCTCGGGACACCTCCCAGGAATTAGACACCTTGGCTGAGATTTTGCAAGAACTGGTGATATCTCCAGAAATGTCACAGTTTCGTGACCAGATAGAAACCCTAGCCCAAAGACAAGGCAGGCTTGAGCATCAGATTGATCAACCTCAAGAATTGATTAATCTATTGCTACCAGTGATGGCTAAGCTGCTGAATCTCACGGTAGCTCAGTTCAGTACCTCGGTGACCGATTCCCTGACTCCCATCATTGATGAAGTCATTGGCCACAGAACTCAACAGGATAAAGAGGGTGTGGGAGAAGCGATCGCTCCCGCAGTTCCAATAGCTATTTCCTCCTGCATCGAGAAGTGCCCAGAGGAAGTTGGGTTTGCGATCGCACCAGAAATGGCAGTAGCTATCCGGCAACAGATTACACTTAAGCCAGACGCGATTGGAAAAGCGATCGCACCAGAAATGGCAGTAGCTATCCGGCAACAGATTACACTTGAGCGAGACGCGATTGGAAAAGCGATCGCACCAGAAATGGCAGTAGCTATCCGGCAACAGATTACACTTAAGCGAGACGCGATTGGAAAAGCGATCGGACCAGAAATGGCAGCAGCTATCCGGGAACAGATTAGACATGAGCGAGACGCCATGGTACGTGCTCTGTATCCGGTCATTGGCAGTACCATTTCCAAATACTTAGCAGAAGAAATCCGAGCTATCAATGATAAGGTGGAAAATGCCCTCAGCATTGAAGGAATGATGCGTAAGATTCGCGCTAAGGTGCAGGGGGTTTCTGAAGCGGAACTGCTGTTTCGGGAGGTGATGCTGTTTCGGGCGCGAGCTATCTTTTTGATTCATAAAGACTCTGGTTTAGTGATTGCTGAGGTACAACCCTCTGACAGCCAGCATCTAGAGTCAGATATGGTAGCAGGGATGCTCACCGCTATCCGTAGCTTTGTCAATGACTGTATCGCTCAGTCTGGGGATGTGGCAGAAATCGATGCTATTGACTATGGTACATCCAAGATAATACTGGAAGTAGAGGGATATTGCTATCTGGCGGTGGTAGTTGAAGGGGAACCCACCCAACAATTCATTCATGAGTTGCGGGAAAGTCTAGAAACTATTGTTACCCATTATGGTAAACCGATCAGGTCTTTTGATGGGGATACTACAACTATCCCGGTGGGAGTCAAGGGAATTTTAGAAAATTTATTAGATCAATCCGTTAGTCAAGGGCGTCGTGATACTCAGGAAAATCGGAAAAAAGGCAAGAAACCGCCAGGCTTATTGGTGCTTGGCTTGGGGCTTCTGGGTTTAATCGCTGTATTTGGGGGAATTTATCAGCATAGGGCTAGAATAAACCGTCGCATTGAGCAAAAAACT includes:
- a CDS encoding OmpA family protein, with translation MAFSNQNPAEKHQPENSISDSIEVNSSTEDELKDLLNLLADLKIIDQTDKPSQHPKSEQQGITSDQGNTIEQSDSSGDLEVPAIEPQTGLGSSSLHGVQEKEALAQERDQPQSFGVKVFPDQNPSPQLPTPKEHLPQMPQHPEDPVLAENLVQSEATETNQDLPSESARDTSQELDTLAEILQELVISPEMSQFRDQIETLAQRQGRLEHQIDQPQELINLLLPVMAKLLNLTVAQFSTSVTDSLTPIIDEVIGHRTQQDKEGVGEAIAPAVPIAISSCIEKCPEEVGFAIAPEMAVAIRQQITLKPDAIGKAIAPEMAVAIRQQITLERDAIGKAIAPEMAVAIRQQITLKRDAIGKAIGPEMAAAIREQIRHERDAMVRALYPVIGSTISKYLAEEIRAINDKVENALSIEGMMRKIRAKVQGVSEAELLFREVMLFRARAIFLIHKDSGLVIAEVQPSDSQHLESDMVAGMLTAIRSFVNDCIAQSGDVAEIDAIDYGTSKIILEVEGYCYLAVVVEGEPTQQFIHELRESLETIVTHYGKPIRSFDGDTTTIPVGVKGILENLLDQSVSQGRRDTQENRKKGKKPPGLLVLGLGLLGLIAVFGGIYQHRARINRRIEQKTQLALAYYAPEVVDYGLTVKAHRQILKLAGQLPNQAMRSNVEQIAKAAAPKLKLDNRIEVIELPYTHELTKAQVQRVSNTLNQMDGVVILAYYTEGRVTVNGAVLYAQDFPKIIQAFENIPGVKSVENNLQLQGLDLTSRIYFDLGSAKLKPEDIGTKIRLIKEFLERYPQKHLRIIGYADPRDKLTENQGLAQKRAQKVKNVLVQQGIDPERLQVRGVGKRPPDVDASQPLWLNRCVVFDQFTEKPN